In one Prosthecochloris aestuarii DSM 271 genomic region, the following are encoded:
- a CDS encoding N-acetylglutaminylglutamine amidotransferase, which produces MCGIAGELRFDSAAASSTTVDAMLGILEPRGPDAQGVFAHNRICFGHRRLKIIDLSDCASQPMVDSALGLVLVFNGAVYNYRELCTELVGKGYSFFSQSDTEIIIKAYHAWGEDCVGHLQGMFAFAIWERDTGRTFFARDRLGIKPLYFTEDNASMRFASSLPALLKSGAVDTAIDPAALDCYMSFHSVVPAPWTIFRGIRKLPPATTMMVEPDGRKQQRTYWQPDYSRSDEERRRSAGEWIDAVHDALKLAVQRRLVADVPVGVLLSGGLDSSLVVGLLSELVQRHLSTFSVGFEDVAEEEGNEFRYSDIIAERYSTDHHKIFVDHRELQTHLSDCVRAMSEPMVSHDVIGFYLLSREVSQHVRVVQSGQGADEVFAGYHWYPPMMNTPPTEAYSTYSGVFFDRDFNEYRQAVNSSFITEDHAAAFVRNHFAMPGAEEPIDKALRLDSTIMLVDDPVKRVDNMTMAWGLEARVPFLDHELVELAAKIPAEYKVKDGGKYVLKEVGRRIIPHEVIDRPKGYFPVPALKYLEGEYLDMAKNILNQDAAKQRKIFNREYVDMLLNAPQDHITPLRGSKLWQITLLEYWLQEQGL; this is translated from the coding sequence ATGTGTGGAATTGCAGGAGAACTCCGATTCGATAGTGCAGCAGCCTCTTCAACGACTGTCGACGCAATGCTCGGCATTCTTGAGCCAAGAGGACCTGACGCACAGGGAGTCTTCGCCCACAACAGGATCTGTTTCGGGCACCGGCGTCTGAAAATCATCGATCTTTCAGACTGCGCATCCCAACCGATGGTCGATAGTGCTCTCGGTCTGGTTCTCGTCTTCAACGGCGCCGTCTACAACTACCGGGAACTTTGTACAGAACTCGTCGGGAAAGGCTACAGCTTCTTCTCTCAATCAGATACAGAGATCATTATCAAGGCGTACCACGCCTGGGGAGAAGATTGTGTCGGCCACCTGCAGGGAATGTTTGCGTTTGCCATCTGGGAACGCGATACAGGCAGAACGTTTTTTGCCCGTGACCGCCTTGGAATCAAACCCCTCTACTTCACAGAGGATAACGCCTCGATGCGCTTCGCATCATCCCTTCCGGCGCTCCTGAAATCAGGCGCTGTCGATACGGCTATCGACCCGGCTGCGCTCGACTGCTATATGAGTTTTCACTCGGTCGTTCCAGCCCCCTGGACCATCTTTCGGGGCATACGCAAGCTGCCGCCGGCAACAACCATGATGGTCGAGCCTGACGGCAGGAAACAGCAGCGAACTTACTGGCAACCAGACTACTCACGATCGGATGAAGAACGCAGGCGAAGTGCCGGAGAGTGGATTGATGCCGTCCATGATGCGCTGAAGCTTGCTGTACAACGCCGTTTGGTAGCAGACGTACCGGTAGGAGTTCTGCTTTCCGGAGGTCTTGACTCATCTCTGGTTGTCGGACTGCTCAGTGAACTCGTGCAACGCCACCTCAGCACCTTCTCCGTCGGCTTCGAGGATGTCGCCGAAGAGGAAGGCAACGAGTTCCGGTATTCCGACATCATCGCTGAACGCTACAGCACCGATCACCATAAAATCTTCGTTGACCACAGAGAACTGCAGACCCATCTCTCAGACTGCGTCAGAGCGATGTCGGAACCGATGGTAAGCCACGATGTAATAGGATTCTACCTCCTCTCGCGCGAAGTCAGCCAACACGTCAGGGTAGTGCAGAGCGGCCAGGGCGCCGACGAGGTCTTCGCCGGGTACCACTGGTATCCGCCGATGATGAACACTCCGCCGACAGAGGCATACAGCACCTACTCAGGCGTTTTCTTCGACCGCGACTTCAACGAATACCGTCAGGCTGTCAACAGTTCGTTTATCACCGAAGACCACGCTGCTGCATTTGTCAGAAACCACTTTGCCATGCCGGGTGCCGAAGAACCCATCGACAAGGCGCTCCGGCTCGACAGTACCATCATGCTCGTTGACGATCCGGTCAAAAGGGTAGACAACATGACCATGGCATGGGGGCTTGAGGCCAGAGTACCGTTTCTTGATCATGAACTGGTTGAACTGGCAGCAAAAATTCCCGCAGAATACAAAGTCAAGGACGGCGGCAAATACGTACTCAAGGAGGTAGGCCGCAGGATCATTCCTCACGAGGTGATCGACCGCCCGAAAGGCTACTTTCCCGTCCCTGCGCTCAAGTATCTCGAAGGGGAATACCTTGACATGGCAAAAAATATTCTCAACCAGGATGCAGCAAAACAACGCAAAATCTTCAACAGAGAGTATGTCGATATGCTGCTCAATGCGCCTCAAGATCATATCACTCCGCTCAGAGGATCGAAACTCTGGCAGATAACACTCCTTGAATACTGGCTGCAGGAGCAGGGACTATGA